One Acidimicrobiales bacterium genomic window, TGCACGTTGTCGTAACCGAGGTGCTTGAAGACCCGGTTCTGACCCGAGAACATCACGAGCGGCTCCCCGTCGGCGGAGAAGTGCTGCGTGACGGTGTTCTGCGGCACGTAGAGGGTGTCGCCCGCCTTGAACTCGTGGCGGGTCGGCTCCTTCGCGATGCGGGCGTAGTACTTGTCGTCGATCTCGGCCTCGACCTCCCAGTGCAGCGAGTAACCCGAGCCCGAGATGATGTGCAGGATCTCGTCCGACATCTTCCAGGTCTTGCCGGACTTTGAGCCGGCCGGGATCTCCCACTCGAAGGCGTCGACGGAGAACATCCGCACGTCGGTCCGCTCCGGCGAGGAGAAGACCTTCACCTTGCCGAGGGGCGTCATCACCCACGGCGTGGCGTCGCCGTCGACGACCTTCATCCGGTCGAGGACGCCCGGCGTCCAGATCTTGCCCCACTCCTCGCGCTCGCCGTAGGCGTCGGCGTCGTTCTTGAAGGGGTTGTAGCTCCTGCCCTGCTGGATGAGGCCCATGAACATCCAGGTCGCCTTGGCCTTCACGATCATGATGCGGGCTTCTTCGTCGTACGGGTTGAAGTGGCGGTGGACCGAGTCCGTGTGGACGACGAAGAAGTCACCCTTCTTCCAGTCGTAGCGCTTGTCGTCGTGGATCTCGTAGCCCGCGCCCCGCAGCACGTAGAAGCCGGCCTCGTTCTGGTGGCCGTGGCCCCGGTTGGAGGACTGCGGTGGGAAGTCGTGGAAGTAGACGTTCAGCGTCTGGGTGAGGAAGGGGTCGTCACCGGGCTCGATGTGGTCCCAGGAGGTGATGCCGCGGTCCGAGTTCGTGGCGCCCGCCTCGGTGTCGCCGTAGCCCGAGTAACCGCCAGCGCCGGCGATGCTGCCGTGGTCCTCGCCGGTCGCGTCGCGCACCCGTGGGACAGCGAGCTGGCGCTTCCGCCAGTCCTTCAAGCTGTAGTCCTCCGAGGTCAAGCCCCGGACGAATACGCGTCCGTCCTCAGCCATTCGAGCTCCTTGTCGCTTCTTCGTTTCCGGAATGCGGGCGCACCCGGCCGGCCGCACAGGCCGATGCCGGTGGTCCGTCGCCACCCATCCTAGCGGCCCGGGCCATTCACTTCGACGGGTTAAGTACCGTGGCGCGACGGGTGCCGCCGGCGCCGGGGGGAAGGGAGCGCGCGTGGCCGAGATGGGCAGCTGGCCGGAGGGGCGGCGCCTCGCCGTCGTGGTCAACGTGATGTACGAGCAGTGGTCGCCGGGCAGCGCCCCGGGGATCGGCCCGATGGGGAACCCGCTCGGCGGGGGCGCCCTCGACTACCAGGCGCTGTCGTGGAGCGACTACGGCGCGCGCACCGGGATCGGGCGGCTCCTCGACCAGCTCGACTCGGCCGGGGTGCGCGCCTCGGTGTACGCGAGCGGCATCCTCGCCGAAACGGCCCCGGAGACGATCGCCGCCGTGACCGCCGCCGGCCACGAGCTGTGCGCGCACGCCTGGTCCCAGGACGTGCTCCTCCCCCTCCTCGACGAGGCGGCCGAGCGCGACGACATCGCGCGCAGCACCGAGGCGCTCGCCCTCGCCGGGGGCGTGCGACCCGTAGGCTGGATGAGCCCGCGCTGCACGCCGAGCGGGCGCACCGCCTCGCTCCTCGCCGCTGCGGGCTACCGCTGGACGGGCGACGTCTTCGACGCCGAGCTCCCCTACCTCCTGGACACGGCGGGCGGCCCGATCGCGGCCCTCCCCTTCGGCCTCGACGTCAACGACCTGCCGCTGTTCGTCCGCTACGGCGCGCCGGCACGCGAGCTCTTCGAGCGCTTCGCCTACCTGCTGGGGGCGCTGCGGCGGGAGGGGCGCCCCGCCTACCTCGACGTCACCGTGCACGCGCACCTGGCGGCGCGGCCGGCGGGCGCCCGCGCCCTCGCGGAGATCCTCGAGCTCGCCGCCACCACGCCCGAGTGCTGCTTCGCGACCCGCGGCGAGATCGTCGATGCACTCGTTGGTCGCGGGCTCAGCGCGAGCAGCTCCTGACGCCGCGGAGCCGCAGGCTCTCGGCCGCGGCGGCGACGAGCGTGCTGCGCTGCAGCCTCCCCGTCGCGAGCGCGCCTTCGATCGCCTGCTCGAGGGTCGTGGTCACCGCTTGGGTCCCCGCGACCGTGGCGTTGTAGAGGACGAGGTCCCCTCCGGCCGCGAGCGTCGCGACGGCGCCCCTGGCGAGCGTGAAGCCTCTCCCCGAGACCGAGACCGCGGACAGCGAGTCGCTGAGCACGAGGCCGTGGAAGCCGAGGCCGTGCCGCAGCTCCCCGCCCACGACCGCCGCCGAGAGGCTCGCGGGTTCCGAAGAGAGCCCGGGGACGCCGGCGACGGACACCATCACCGCCGGCAGGCCGACGCGCACCGCGTCGGCGAAGGGGACGAGGCCGCTCTCGCGCTCGAGCGACCAGGGTTTGGTCGAGGCGACGACGAGGTCGGTGTTGCCGGTCGCGCCGCCGAGGCCGGGAAAGTGCTTCACCACCGGGACGACACCCCCCGCGAGGAGGCCCTTCGCGAAGGCGATGCCGTCCGCCGCCGCGACCGCAGGGTTGGCGCTGAACGAGCGCGTCCCGTCGGCGTCGCGCGCGTTCGGCCCGGCGCCGCCGTCGGCGTCGAGGACGGGGGCGAGGTCCATCGTCACCCCGAGCGCCCGCAGCCGCCGTCCGAGGGTGGTGGCGAGCGCGCGGATCTCGGTTGGCGAGTCGCTCGCACCGAGGGTGCGCGCCGCGGGAAGGTCCCCGACCAGGTTGGCGAGGCGCTGCACCGCGCCCCCCTCCTCGTCGAGCATCACCCAGGGCGCGACGCCACCCGGCGCCGCCGAGGCGAGGCGCGCGAGCTCGGTCGCGAGGTCCGCCGGCGCCGAGCTGCCGAGGAGGAGGACTCCCCCCACCCCGGCGCGCACCTCGGGGAGGACGGCCGCCAGGTCGGACTCGTCGGCCGGGACGACGAGGCTCGCCGCCGCGAGGCGCGCCGCGCTGAAGGCGGCAGGGGTCGCGCAGCGCGCGGTGACGGCCCCCGGAAGGCTCGGCGCCGCCGAGGCGGGCACCGATTCGGTGCCCGCGAGCGCGAGGAGCAGCACCCCGAGGAGTCCCGCCCGGAGGCAGTCCCTGTGCGAAAATGCAGTCGCGCAATGGTGGGTTGCGAGGGGGGAGCGACGGGGCACTGACCTCAGCATGGCACCGCCCTCCTCCGCGGGGTGGGCTGGAAGGCGGCGACCGGCTGCCCGCCCGTCCGCTCGTCGACCTCCTCCTTGCCCCCGAGGCGGCGGCCGTCGTGCGTGCCCGTCGCGCCATAGACGCGGCGCTCATCGGACGCGACCGCGAGCTGCGCGAGCGCGCCGCCTACGTCGTCTCCGAGCTCGTGACGAACGCCTTCCAGCACGGCACGGGCCGCGTCCACCTCACCGTGTACCTCGGCTCCGAGGCGTTGCGGGTCGAAGTCGGCGACGACAGCCCGCAGCCGCCCGTCCGCCGCCAGCCCACCCCCGAGGACGAACGGGGGCGGGGGCTGCTCCTCGTCGAGGCGTTCGGCAGCGCCTACGGGGTCGCGCAGCGCCCGCCCGGCAAGGTCGTCTGGGTCGAGCTCGCCCTGCACGAGGGGCGTCCCCCGATCGAGCCACCGACGTGAGCCGCGCCTCGGTAACGTCAGTGGCTCCGAGAAAGGATGCCCGTGACTGAGAGAACGACACCCCCCTTCCGCGCCGACCATGTCGGGAGCCTGCTCCGCCCCGCCACACTGCGTGCAGCACGCGAGGCGCGCGCCGCCGGACGGATCGACGCCGCCGAGCTCGCCGCCGTCGAGGACCAGGCGGTCCTCGACGCGATCGCGATGCAGGAGGAGGTCGGGCTGAAGAGCGCGAGCGACGGCGAGTTCCGCCGCACGACCTGGCACATGGACTTCATCTACCAGCTCGGGGGGATCCACCAGACGAGCGGCAAGATCCCGATCTCGTTCCGCAACGCCACCGAGGCGATCGACTTCGAGACCGCGGCGATCGCGGTCACCGAGCCGGTCCACCTCCCGCAGCCGATCTTCGCCGACGCCTTCACGTTCCTGCGCGAGCACGTCGCTGCGGGCGTGACCCCGAAGCTCACGATCCCCTCCCCCTCGATGGTCCACTACCGGGGCGGCACCGCGGCGATCGACCGCTCCGTCTACCCCGAGATCGAGGGCTTCTGGGCCGACCTCGTCGGCGCCTACCGCGCCGAGGTCGCCGCCCTCGGCGAGCTCGGCTGCCACTACCTGCAGTTTGACGACACGAGCCTCGCCTACCTGAACGACCCCGCGCAGCGCGAGTTCATGGCCGCGCAGGGCGGGGACCCGCTCCACCAGCACGAGACCTACATCGGCCACCTGAACGAGGTGATCGCCGACCGCCCCGCGGGGATGGCGGTCACCACGCACCTCTGTCGCGGCAACTTCCGCTCCTCGTGGGCCGCCGAGGGAGGCTACGACTTCGTCGCCGAGGTGCTCTTCAGCGAGCTGGCCGTCGACGGCTTCTTCCTCGAGTACGACGACGAGCGCTCCGGCGGCTTCGAGCCGCTGCGCTTCGTGCCACCGGGGAAGACGGTCGTCCTCGGCCTCGTGACCACCAAGTCCGGGGCCCTCGAGGAGCCGGCGGCGGTGCGTGCCCGCGTTCTCGAGGCGGCGAAGTACGTCCCCCTCGAGCAGCTCTGCCTCTCCCCGCAGTGCGGCTTCTCCTCAACGATCGAAGGCAACGTCCTCAGCTACGAGGAGGAGGTCGCGAAGCTGCAGCTGATCGTGGGCGTCGCACACGACCTGTGGGGTGAGGCCTGACCACCGACGGCTCGCCGGCGTCGAGGGAGCTCTCGACGCTGCGCGTCGACCACGTTGGGGGGCTCCCCGTGCCCCCCTGGCTGCGGGAGCACCACACGGCCTACGAGCTCGGCCTGCTCGAGGCGGCCGAGCTTGAGGCCGACCACCGCGCCGCGGTGGCCTCGGTACTCGCGAACCAGCAGGCCATCGGCCTGCCGATCCTCACCGATGGCGAGCTCAGCCGCCGCAACTTCCAGGAGAGCTTCGGCAGCGCGGTGAGTGGCTACGACGCGCTGCCCCAGCACTACCCGCCCCCCGCCGCCTACCCCACGCCCGGGCCGGCGGCCGCGGCGGGCCGGCCGGCGGCGAACCGCATCGAATCAGGCGGTGGCGTGAACGGCCCCCCCATCGAGCAGCGGCGCCCGGTGATCGCGCGCCTGCAGCTCGTGCGCAACGTCATCCTCGAGGAGTACCTCCGCAGCTCCTCGCTCACCGACGCCCCGGTGAAGGTCACCCTGGTCGGCCCCGACCGCATCGCCCAGCGCTTCGCCCACGAGGACTCGACCGGCATCTACGACGGCCTCGACGACTTCGTCGACCACGTCGTCGCGATCGAGCAGGAGATGATCGCCGCGGTCGTCGCCGCCGGCTGCCGTTATGTGCAGATCGACGAGCCCGGCTACACCGCCTACGTCGACCCGGTGTGGCCGGAGCGGATGCGCCGCCGCGGCGAGGACCCGGCGGAGAACCTGGGGCGCAGCATCGCCGCCGACAACGCGCTGCGCGCCCCCTTCCCCGACGTCACCTTCGCGATCCACATCTGCCGGGGCGGCGGCGGCGGGCGGGGCGGCCCGGGCTTCCACCGCCAGGGGCACTACGACGCGATCGCCGAGCAGCTCTACGGCGAGCTCGCCTTCGACCGCTTCCTCCTCGAGTACGACAGCGAGGAGGCGGGGGGCTTCGAGTCGCTCCGCTACCTGCCGAAGAACAAGATCTCGGTGCTCGGCCTGGTGAGCAACCACGGCGAGGTCGAGCCGCCCGACTACCTGCGGCGCCGCCTGGACGAGGCCACCGCGCACCTGCCGATCGAGCAGGTGGCCCTCTGCCCCCGCTGCGGCTTCCACAACGAGACCGCGGAGTCCAAGGTGTGGGGCAAGCTCGCCCGCCTCGTCGAGCTCTCGACCGAGGTCTGGGGCTGAGCTGACGAGCTGAGGGTGCTGCGCCGGGCCCGCGGCTCAGTTCGCCGCGAGGGCGTGACGCACCGCCATCGGCCCGGAGACCATCGCCTCGGCGAGGTTGCCACCGCTCGGATACATGCGGTTCCAGATCGAGCCGAGCTCCCCCGCGCCGTACAGGCCCGGGATCGGCGAGCCATCCGGACGGACGATCCGCCCGCGTGCGTCACGGCGGGGTCCGCCCTGGGTGTTCACGAGGGTCGGTGAGACGGCCATCGCGTAGAAGGGCGGCCCGCTGATCGGGCGCATCGTCTCGGGGGTGCGCCCGAAGGGGTCGACCGTGCCCGAGGCGGCGGCGCGGTTGTACTCGGTGACGCTCTGCTGCAGCTCGCCGGCCGGGAGGCCGAGGAGGCCGGCCAGCGTCGCGAGGTCCTCCGCCCGCCGGATCCAGCCGCGCCCGACCTCGTCCGCGTTGTCCTCGCTCCAGCGGTGCGCCGGGCCCGCCGAGCCGATCCTCCCGGCGGCGAGTGTCGTCGCGTCGAAGACGAGGTAGGAGGGGGCGCGCACGAAGGTCGCGTGGTGTTGGTCGGGGGCCATCATGGCGCGGGCCGCGCTGTGCGCCTCGAGCGAGGTCTCGCAGCTGTAGCGGCGGCCGAGCTGGTCGACCATCACGAAGCCGAAGTCCGGCATCTGCAGGCGCAGCGCGGGGTCGAGGCCGGGTGCGCTGAAGCCGAGGTTCCCCGCCGGAGCCGTCATGTGCCAGAGGTCCGCGCCGACGTCCTGCGCCATGTGGATCCCGTCCCCCGTCGCCCTCCCCGGCGGCGAGGCGGCGGGCACGTCGACCCCGAAGTACTGGAGCTTCAGCGCCGCGTCCTGGGAGAAGCCGCCGCAGCAGAGGAGCACCGCCACCTTCGCCGCGAGGTGCACGCTGCCGCCCGGCACCGCCGCCTCGACGCCGGTCACGGCGCGCTCGGGGAAGGCCTGCACGAGGCGGGTGGCGCGGGCGCCGAGCGCCACCGGCACCTCGCGCTCGGCGAGGTTGCGGGCGAGGAAGTCCCACAGCGCGGCGCCGCCGCTGCGGCCCGGGCGCTCGGGGCGGACGTGGGCGCGGGCGTCGATCGAGTAGGTGAGCGGGAGGTGGCGGTACTGCGGGGGGCCACCGACGGGGAAGAAGCGGCCGAGCACCCCCTCGTCGTTCCACGGGTCGAGCTCACCACCGTGCGCCCGCACCCACTCGGGGAGGGCGACGAGCGCTTCGACGAAGGCATCGATCACCTCCCTCGGTGTCGTGCCCCCCGAGAGGTGCTCGAGATGCTCCTTCGCCGCCTCGGCGTCGACGACGAGGCGCAGCGAGCCGCCCGAGACCTCGGTGCTCCCGCCCGCGGTCGCCATCTTCTCGACGACGAGCACCGAGGCGCCGCGGTCATTGGCCTCGATCGCCGCCGCCGCGCCCGCTCCCCCACCGCCCACCACCACGAAGTCGAAGGGCTCCCCGTCGGCGAGCGCGGCGAGATCCTTGGCCCGGTGGAGACGGAGCGCCGGCGCGGGCCGGCCCTCGCCGGTCACTCGCCCCCCGGCCCGGCGCTGCGCTCCCCCGCGCCCGCCGGGACGAGGAGGGGGAGGGTGCGGGGGCGGGCGGCGAGCAGGCCGGCGACGCCCTCGAGCACGAGGAAGGCAAGGAGGATGAGCATCGGCACCGTCCAGCTCCCGAGTGCGGAGTGCACGAGGCCGACGATCAGCGGGCCGCTCGCCGCGAGGAGGTAGCCGAAGCCCTGCGACATCGCCGAGAGCGAGGCCGCGGCTGCGGCCGAGGGGCTGCGGGCGATGAAGAAGTAGAGCGCGAGGGCGAGCGTCGCCCCCTGGCCGAAGCCGAGGGCGACGATGAAGAAAGGCACCGCGCCGAGGGGCGCGAGGAAGGCGCCGACCGTCGCGCCGACGCAGAGGGCGACGTTCCAGCCGACGAGCGAGCGGTGGTCGGTGCGGCGGTGCGCGAGGAGCGGGATCCCGAACGCCGTCGCGAGGCCGCCGAGGGAGAGGGCGGCGGCGAGGAGGCCGGCGTGGCCCGCGGAGAGGCCGCGCTC contains:
- a CDS encoding cupin domain-containing protein, producing MAEDGRVFVRGLTSEDYSLKDWRKRQLAVPRVRDATGEDHGSIAGAGGYSGYGDTEAGATNSDRGITSWDHIEPGDDPFLTQTLNVYFHDFPPQSSNRGHGHQNEAGFYVLRGAGYEIHDDKRYDWKKGDFFVVHTDSVHRHFNPYDEEARIMIVKAKATWMFMGLIQQGRSYNPFKNDADAYGEREEWGKIWTPGVLDRMKVVDGDATPWVMTPLGKVKVFSSPERTDVRMFSVDAFEWEIPAGSKSGKTWKMSDEILHIISGSGYSLHWEVEAEIDDKYYARIAKEPTRHEFKAGDTLYVPQNTVTQHFSADGEPLVMFSGQNRVFKHLGYDNVHVFEAAPEYAGKEERVEATVQA
- a CDS encoding polysaccharide deacetylase family protein, encoding MGSWPEGRRLAVVVNVMYEQWSPGSAPGIGPMGNPLGGGALDYQALSWSDYGARTGIGRLLDQLDSAGVRASVYASGILAETAPETIAAVTAAGHELCAHAWSQDVLLPLLDEAAERDDIARSTEALALAGGVRPVGWMSPRCTPSGRTASLLAAAGYRWTGDVFDAELPYLLDTAGGPIAALPFGLDVNDLPLFVRYGAPARELFERFAYLLGALRREGRPAYLDVTVHAHLAARPAGARALAEILELAATTPECCFATRGEIVDALVGRGLSASSS
- a CDS encoding glycoside hydrolase family 3 N-terminal domain-containing protein; translated protein: MLLLALAGTESVPASAAPSLPGAVTARCATPAAFSAARLAAASLVVPADESDLAAVLPEVRAGVGGVLLLGSSAPADLATELARLASAAPGGVAPWVMLDEEGGAVQRLANLVGDLPAARTLGASDSPTEIRALATTLGRRLRALGVTMDLAPVLDADGGAGPNARDADGTRSFSANPAVAAADGIAFAKGLLAGGVVPVVKHFPGLGGATGNTDLVVASTKPWSLERESGLVPFADAVRVGLPAVMVSVAGVPGLSSEPASLSAAVVGGELRHGLGFHGLVLSDSLSAVSVSGRGFTLARGAVATLAAGGDLVLYNATVAGTQAVTTTLEQAIEGALATGRLQRSTLVAAAAESLRLRGVRSCSR
- a CDS encoding ATP-binding protein encodes the protein MQSRNGGLRGGSDGALTSAWHRPPPRGGLEGGDRLPARPLVDLLLAPEAAAVVRARRAIDAALIGRDRELRERAAYVVSELVTNAFQHGTGRVHLTVYLGSEALRVEVGDDSPQPPVRRQPTPEDERGRGLLLVEAFGSAYGVAQRPPGKVVWVELALHEGRPPIEPPT
- a CDS encoding 5-methyltetrahydropteroyltriglutamate--homocysteine S-methyltransferase, whose product is MTERTTPPFRADHVGSLLRPATLRAAREARAAGRIDAAELAAVEDQAVLDAIAMQEEVGLKSASDGEFRRTTWHMDFIYQLGGIHQTSGKIPISFRNATEAIDFETAAIAVTEPVHLPQPIFADAFTFLREHVAAGVTPKLTIPSPSMVHYRGGTAAIDRSVYPEIEGFWADLVGAYRAEVAALGELGCHYLQFDDTSLAYLNDPAQREFMAAQGGDPLHQHETYIGHLNEVIADRPAGMAVTTHLCRGNFRSSWAAEGGYDFVAEVLFSELAVDGFFLEYDDERSGGFEPLRFVPPGKTVVLGLVTTKSGALEEPAAVRARVLEAAKYVPLEQLCLSPQCGFSSTIEGNVLSYEEEVAKLQLIVGVAHDLWGEA
- a CDS encoding FAD-dependent oxidoreductase produces the protein MTGEGRPAPALRLHRAKDLAALADGEPFDFVVVGGGGAGAAAAIEANDRGASVLVVEKMATAGGSTEVSGGSLRLVVDAEAAKEHLEHLSGGTTPREVIDAFVEALVALPEWVRAHGGELDPWNDEGVLGRFFPVGGPPQYRHLPLTYSIDARAHVRPERPGRSGGAALWDFLARNLAEREVPVALGARATRLVQAFPERAVTGVEAAVPGGSVHLAAKVAVLLCCGGFSQDAALKLQYFGVDVPAASPPGRATGDGIHMAQDVGADLWHMTAPAGNLGFSAPGLDPALRLQMPDFGFVMVDQLGRRYSCETSLEAHSAARAMMAPDQHHATFVRAPSYLVFDATTLAAGRIGSAGPAHRWSEDNADEVGRGWIRRAEDLATLAGLLGLPAGELQQSVTEYNRAAASGTVDPFGRTPETMRPISGPPFYAMAVSPTLVNTQGGPRRDARGRIVRPDGSPIPGLYGAGELGSIWNRMYPSGGNLAEAMVSGPMAVRHALAAN